The proteins below come from a single Thermopolyspora flexuosa genomic window:
- a CDS encoding acyl-CoA dehydrogenase family protein: MSDAGNGARPTTPDAADFLGVDRGLSEEERAIRDAVRDFGRAELLPHVAEWFEAGTIPDPRNLAKAFGRLGVFGMHLSGYGCAGTNAVSYGLACRELEAIDSGLRSFVSVQGSLAMTAIHRFGSEEQKQQWLPRMAAGEVLGCFGLTEPDAGSDPGSMRTRARRDGSDWVLDGTKMWITNGSIADVAIVWARTDEGIRGFLVPTDTPGFSAPVIHKKLSLRASITSELVLDGVRLPADAILPGAEGLKAPLSCLSEARYGIVWGVAGAARACLEAALEYAGTRVQFDRPIASFQLTQRKIADMLVDVNQALLTAYQIGRLKDAGLAHHSHISFGKFANVRAAQRVAATARAIHGANGITLEYPVMRHMVNLETVSTYEGTEDVHALTLARTVTGISAFR, encoded by the coding sequence ATGAGTGATGCCGGTAACGGTGCCCGCCCCACAACGCCCGACGCCGCCGACTTCCTCGGCGTGGACCGCGGGCTGTCGGAGGAGGAGCGCGCGATCCGCGACGCGGTACGCGACTTCGGCCGGGCCGAGCTGCTGCCGCACGTCGCCGAGTGGTTCGAGGCGGGCACGATCCCCGACCCGCGTAACCTCGCCAAGGCGTTCGGCCGGCTCGGCGTGTTCGGCATGCATCTGTCCGGGTACGGCTGCGCCGGCACGAACGCGGTGTCGTACGGCCTGGCCTGCCGCGAGCTGGAGGCGATCGACAGCGGCCTGCGCAGCTTCGTCTCGGTGCAGGGCTCGCTGGCGATGACCGCGATCCACCGCTTCGGCAGCGAGGAGCAGAAGCAGCAGTGGCTGCCGCGCATGGCGGCCGGCGAGGTGCTCGGCTGCTTCGGCCTCACCGAGCCGGACGCGGGCAGCGACCCGGGCTCGATGCGCACCCGGGCCCGCCGCGACGGCTCCGACTGGGTGCTCGACGGCACCAAGATGTGGATCACCAACGGCTCGATCGCCGACGTGGCGATCGTGTGGGCCCGCACCGACGAGGGCATCCGCGGCTTCCTCGTGCCCACCGACACCCCGGGCTTCTCCGCACCGGTCATCCACAAGAAGCTCTCGCTGCGCGCGTCGATCACCTCCGAGCTCGTGCTCGACGGCGTCCGCCTGCCCGCCGACGCGATCCTGCCGGGCGCCGAGGGGCTCAAGGCCCCGCTGTCGTGCCTGTCCGAGGCGCGGTACGGCATCGTGTGGGGCGTGGCCGGGGCGGCCCGGGCCTGCCTGGAGGCCGCGCTCGAGTACGCGGGCACCCGGGTGCAGTTCGACCGTCCGATCGCGTCCTTCCAGCTCACCCAGCGCAAGATCGCCGACATGCTCGTCGACGTGAACCAGGCGCTGCTCACCGCGTACCAGATCGGCCGCCTCAAGGACGCGGGCCTCGCCCACCACTCGCACATCAGCTTCGGCAAGTTCGCCAACGTGCGCGCGGCCCAGCGCGTGGCGGCGACGGCCCGCGCGATCCACGGCGCGAACGGCATCACCCTCGAGTACCCGGTGATGCGGCACATGGTGAACCTGGAGACCGTGTCCACCTACGAGGGCACCGAGGACGTGCACGCCCTCACCCTCGCCCGCACGGTCACCGGCATCTCCGCCTTCCGCTGA
- a CDS encoding DUF523 domain-containing protein, whose product MHRILVSACLLGRPVRFDGRAKTSDDELLARWRAEGRLVPFCPEVEGGLPVPRPPAEIEGGAGGTAVLAGEARVLTADGTDVTAAFLAGAHAALKAAQENDIRIAILKEGSPSCGSLRIYDGRFRGVSVSGSGVTTALLESHGITVYGEDRISDAARHLERLEG is encoded by the coding sequence ATGCACCGGATTCTGGTCAGCGCCTGCCTGCTGGGACGGCCGGTCCGCTTCGACGGCCGGGCGAAGACCAGCGACGATGAGCTCCTCGCCCGCTGGCGAGCGGAAGGGCGGCTGGTTCCGTTCTGTCCCGAGGTGGAGGGCGGCCTGCCGGTGCCCCGACCCCCGGCCGAGATCGAAGGTGGCGCCGGCGGCACCGCCGTGCTCGCCGGTGAGGCCCGTGTGCTCACCGCCGACGGAACCGACGTCACCGCGGCCTTCCTCGCCGGTGCCCACGCCGCGCTGAAGGCCGCGCAGGAGAACGACATCCGCATCGCGATCCTGAAGGAAGGCAGCCCATCCTGCGGCAGCCTGCGCATCTATGACGGCCGCTTCCGAGGCGTCTCCGTGTCGGGCAGTGGCGTGACCACCGCGCTGCTGGAGTCCCACGGCATCACCGTCTACGGAGAAGACCGCATAAGCGATGCCGCGCGGCACCTGGAACGGCTTGAGGGCTGA
- a CDS encoding GNAT family N-acetyltransferase has product MNEPTVRVASFAELDAPTLYGLLRLRVDVFVVEQRCAYPELDGRDLEPETRHLWIEGDDGAPLAYLRVLREPDGAARIGRVVTAPHARGRGLAAALMAAALRVVRDRPSRLDAQTPVAGFYARFGYRVAGEEYLDEGIPHVPMFRPAPA; this is encoded by the coding sequence GTGAACGAGCCAACCGTCCGGGTGGCGTCCTTCGCCGAGCTCGACGCCCCCACCCTGTACGGCCTGCTGCGGCTGCGCGTGGACGTGTTCGTGGTCGAGCAGAGGTGCGCCTACCCGGAGCTGGACGGCAGGGACCTCGAACCGGAGACCCGCCACCTGTGGATCGAGGGCGACGACGGCGCGCCGCTGGCGTACCTGCGCGTGCTGCGCGAGCCGGACGGCGCCGCCCGGATCGGCCGGGTGGTGACCGCGCCGCACGCCCGCGGCCGGGGCCTGGCCGCCGCGCTCATGGCCGCCGCGCTGCGCGTGGTCCGCGACCGGCCGTCGCGGCTCGACGCGCAGACCCCGGTCGCCGGCTTCTACGCGCGGTTCGGCTACCGCGTCGCGGGTGAGGAGTACCTCGACGAGGGCATCCCCCACGTGCCGATGTTCCGCCCGGCCCCGGCCTGA
- a CDS encoding class F sortase has product MTAEPRGHGRILAVALALAALIGVGAITAGLVLLLDPGTPEVIGPADDTSAADTTDTADIAEPGSGAGRASAEAAPLTLPKSPPKRVRIPKIKVDAPVRSLGLDKDGWLEVPPLNRPNLTGWYRLGPTPGQLGPAVIVGHVNSKAGPAVFARLHTLAKGDTVEVKREDGRVAVFRVDEVQRVDKHAFPTARVYGNLPHAGLRLITCGGAFDPKSGTYEDNIIVYATLTDVR; this is encoded by the coding sequence GTGACCGCTGAGCCCCGCGGCCACGGCCGCATCCTCGCCGTGGCCCTGGCACTCGCCGCCCTGATCGGCGTCGGCGCGATCACCGCGGGCCTCGTCCTGCTTCTGGACCCCGGCACCCCCGAGGTGATCGGCCCCGCCGACGACACCAGCGCGGCCGACACCACCGACACCGCCGACATCGCCGAGCCGGGCTCCGGTGCCGGCCGGGCCTCCGCCGAAGCCGCCCCGCTCACCCTGCCCAAGTCCCCACCGAAGCGGGTACGCATCCCCAAGATCAAGGTGGACGCCCCGGTCCGCTCCCTCGGCCTCGACAAGGACGGCTGGCTAGAGGTCCCCCCACTCAACCGCCCCAACCTGACCGGCTGGTACCGCCTCGGCCCCACCCCCGGCCAGCTCGGCCCCGCCGTCATCGTCGGCCACGTCAACAGCAAGGCCGGCCCCGCCGTCTTCGCCCGCCTCCACACCCTCGCCAAGGGCGACACCGTCGAGGTCAAACGCGAGGACGGCCGCGTCGCCGTCTTCCGCGTCGACGAGGTCCAGCGCGTCGACAAACACGCCTTCCCCACCGCCCGCGTCTACGGCAACCTGCCCCACGCCGGCCTCCGCCTGATCACCTGCGGCGGCGCCTTCGACCCCAAATCCGGCACCTACGAGGACAACATCATCGTCTACGCCACCCTGACCGACGTCCGCTGA
- a CDS encoding Tex family protein, whose protein sequence is MTTSTQDTPAQAVSAPQAAIHRRIAEELGVREGQVRAAVELLDGGATVPFIARYRKEATGGLDDTQLRTLQERLRYLRELEERRAAILESIRSQGKLDAELEARILAADSKARLEDIYLPYKPKRRTKAQIAREAGLEPLADALLADPSLEPQAAAEPYVDPDKGVADAAAALEGARAILVERFAEHADLIGELRERMWTRGRLVAKVREEKRESGAKFADYFDFAEPFTSLPSHRILALFRGEKEEVLTLTLEPEPEETDQPGPSGYEVRIAETFGIADRGRPADRWLLDTVRWAWRTRILVHLGIDLRARLWQQAEDEAVRVFAANLRDLLLAAPAGPRPTMGLDPGLRTGVKVAVVDGTGKVVDTATIYPHEPQRRWEESLQVLAHLATKHNVELVAIGNGTASRETDRLAAELVKRLPQLTKVMVSEAGASVYSASAYAAKELPDLDVSLRGAVSIARRLQDPLAELVKIDPKSIGVGQYQHDVSETKLSRSLDAVVEDCVNGVGVDVNTASVPLLTRVSGIGASLAESIVAHRDANGPFRSRKELLKVPRLGPKAFEQCAGFLRIRDGDDPLDASAVHPEAYPVVRRILDATGTGIKELIGNTARLRTLRPEDFVDDTFGLPTVTDILAELEKPGRDPRPEFRTASFKEGVEELTDLKPGMILEGVVTNVANFGAFVDIGVHQDGLVHVSAMSYDFVKDPRDVVKPGDIVRVKVLDVDLARKRISLTLRLDDEAEAASRERRQGGSGGGRDGGRQGGRRQDGRRGQDRGRGRNAPQPGGALAEALRKAGLDKGLDALRDRGRR, encoded by the coding sequence GTGACGACGTCCACACAGGACACGCCCGCGCAGGCGGTGTCCGCTCCGCAGGCGGCGATCCACCGGCGCATCGCCGAGGAGCTGGGGGTACGCGAGGGGCAGGTGCGGGCGGCGGTCGAGCTGCTCGACGGCGGGGCGACCGTCCCCTTCATCGCCCGCTACCGCAAGGAGGCGACCGGAGGGCTCGACGACACCCAGCTGCGCACCCTCCAGGAGCGGCTGCGCTACCTGCGCGAGCTGGAGGAACGGCGGGCGGCGATCCTGGAGTCGATCCGCTCCCAGGGCAAGCTCGACGCCGAGCTCGAGGCCCGCATCCTCGCCGCCGACTCCAAGGCGCGGCTGGAGGACATCTACCTGCCGTACAAGCCGAAGCGGCGCACCAAGGCGCAGATCGCCCGGGAGGCCGGGCTGGAGCCGCTCGCCGACGCGCTGCTCGCCGACCCGAGCCTCGAGCCGCAGGCCGCGGCCGAGCCGTACGTGGACCCGGACAAGGGCGTGGCCGACGCCGCGGCGGCGCTGGAGGGGGCGCGGGCGATCCTCGTGGAGCGGTTCGCCGAGCACGCCGACCTCATCGGCGAGCTGCGCGAGCGCATGTGGACCCGCGGGCGGCTGGTGGCGAAGGTCCGTGAGGAGAAGCGCGAGTCGGGGGCGAAGTTCGCCGACTACTTCGACTTCGCCGAGCCGTTCACCTCGCTGCCCTCGCACCGCATCCTCGCGCTGTTCCGCGGCGAGAAGGAGGAGGTGCTCACCCTCACCCTCGAGCCCGAGCCGGAGGAGACCGACCAGCCGGGGCCGAGCGGGTACGAGGTGCGCATCGCCGAGACCTTCGGCATCGCCGACCGGGGGCGGCCCGCGGACCGCTGGCTGCTCGACACCGTGCGCTGGGCCTGGCGTACCCGGATCCTCGTCCACCTCGGCATCGACCTGCGCGCCCGGCTGTGGCAGCAGGCCGAGGACGAGGCGGTGCGGGTGTTCGCCGCCAACCTGCGCGACCTGCTGCTCGCCGCGCCCGCCGGCCCGCGGCCCACGATGGGGCTCGACCCGGGCCTGCGCACCGGCGTGAAGGTCGCGGTGGTGGACGGCACCGGCAAGGTGGTGGACACCGCCACGATCTACCCGCACGAGCCGCAGCGGCGGTGGGAGGAGTCGCTGCAGGTGCTCGCCCACCTCGCCACCAAGCACAACGTCGAGCTGGTGGCGATCGGGAACGGCACGGCGTCCCGGGAGACCGACCGGCTCGCGGCCGAGCTGGTCAAGCGGCTGCCGCAGCTGACCAAGGTGATGGTCTCCGAGGCGGGCGCGTCGGTGTACTCGGCCTCCGCGTACGCCGCCAAGGAGCTGCCCGACCTGGATGTGTCGCTGCGCGGCGCGGTGTCGATCGCGCGGCGGCTGCAGGACCCGCTCGCCGAGCTCGTCAAGATCGACCCCAAGTCGATCGGGGTGGGCCAGTACCAGCACGACGTCTCCGAGACCAAGCTGTCCCGCTCGCTCGACGCCGTGGTGGAGGACTGTGTGAACGGCGTCGGCGTGGACGTGAACACCGCGTCGGTGCCGCTGCTCACCCGGGTGTCCGGCATCGGGGCGAGCCTCGCCGAGAGCATCGTCGCCCACCGGGACGCCAACGGGCCGTTCCGGTCCCGCAAGGAGCTGCTCAAGGTGCCGCGGCTCGGGCCGAAGGCGTTCGAGCAGTGCGCCGGGTTCCTGCGCATCCGCGACGGTGACGACCCGCTCGACGCCTCGGCCGTGCACCCCGAGGCGTACCCGGTGGTGCGGCGCATCCTCGACGCGACCGGGACCGGGATCAAGGAGCTGATCGGCAACACCGCCAGGCTGCGCACGCTGCGGCCCGAGGACTTCGTCGACGACACGTTCGGCCTGCCCACGGTCACCGACATCCTCGCCGAGCTGGAGAAGCCCGGCCGCGACCCGCGGCCGGAGTTCCGCACCGCGTCCTTCAAGGAGGGCGTGGAGGAGCTCACCGACCTCAAGCCCGGCATGATCCTCGAGGGCGTGGTGACGAACGTCGCCAACTTCGGCGCGTTCGTCGACATCGGCGTGCACCAGGACGGCCTGGTGCACGTGTCGGCGATGTCGTACGACTTCGTCAAGGATCCGCGGGACGTGGTGAAGCCCGGAGACATCGTCCGGGTGAAGGTGCTCGACGTGGACCTGGCGCGCAAGCGCATCTCGCTCACCCTGCGGCTCGACGACGAGGCCGAGGCCGCCTCGCGCGAGCGGCGGCAGGGCGGCTCCGGCGGCGGCCGGGACGGCGGGCGGCAGGGCGGCCGCCGCCAGGACGGGCGCCGGGGCCAGGACCGGGGGCGCGGGCGGAACGCCCCGCAGCCCGGCGGGGCCCTCGCCGAGGCGCTGCGCAAGGCCGGCCTCGACAAGGGCCTCGACGCGCTGCGCGACCGGGGCCGGCGCTAG
- a CDS encoding ArsB/NhaD family transporter — translation MPGEAPRLIAILAVLIFVGAYILIATERIHRTAAALGGAGLMLLIHATDAESAFFAEESAIDWNVIFLLLGMMVIVGVLKPTGVFEYLAIWAARRAKGRPFRLMVLLSVITAVASALLDNVTTVLLIAPVTFVVCERLALPVAPYLIAEVFASNIGGTATLVGDPPNIIIASRAGLTFNDFLIHLAPLVVILMIIFIGMCRVMFRHAFRYDPERAAEVMRLEPRDAIRDRRLLVQGLTVLALVIAAFVLHPVLHYEPSVVALLGAGLLVAISKITAAEAIREVEWPTLVFFMGLFVMVGALVNTGVIGAVSQAAADATEGRLGLAAMVLLFGSGALSAIVDNIPYVATMSPIVAELVPAHGDAGQSLWWALALGADLGGNATAIGASANVVILGIAERNNARISFWQFTRYGLVVAAVTIAACAPYLWLRYL, via the coding sequence ATGCCGGGGGAGGCGCCCCGCTTGATTGCGATTCTGGCTGTTCTCATCTTTGTGGGCGCGTACATCCTCATCGCGACGGAACGCATTCACCGCACCGCCGCGGCGCTCGGTGGCGCCGGTCTCATGCTGCTCATTCACGCCACCGACGCGGAGAGCGCGTTCTTCGCCGAGGAGTCGGCGATCGACTGGAACGTTATCTTCCTGCTCCTCGGCATGATGGTGATCGTCGGCGTGCTCAAGCCCACCGGCGTCTTCGAGTACCTGGCGATCTGGGCCGCCAGGCGTGCCAAGGGCCGGCCGTTCCGGCTCATGGTGCTGCTGTCGGTGATCACCGCGGTGGCCTCGGCGCTGCTCGACAACGTCACCACGGTGCTGCTCATCGCACCGGTCACCTTCGTGGTGTGCGAGCGGCTGGCGCTGCCGGTCGCGCCGTACCTGATCGCCGAGGTGTTCGCCTCGAACATCGGCGGCACCGCCACGCTCGTCGGCGACCCGCCGAACATCATCATCGCCAGCCGGGCCGGCCTCACCTTCAACGACTTCCTCATACACCTGGCGCCGCTCGTCGTCATCCTGATGATCATCTTCATCGGGATGTGCCGGGTGATGTTCCGCCACGCGTTCCGGTACGACCCCGAGCGCGCCGCCGAGGTCATGCGGCTCGAGCCGCGGGACGCGATCCGCGACCGGCGGCTGCTCGTCCAGGGCCTCACGGTGCTCGCCCTGGTGATCGCGGCCTTCGTGCTCCACCCGGTGCTGCACTACGAGCCGTCGGTGGTCGCGCTGCTCGGCGCGGGCCTGCTCGTCGCGATCAGCAAGATCACCGCGGCGGAGGCGATCCGCGAGGTCGAGTGGCCCACGCTCGTCTTCTTCATGGGCCTGTTCGTCATGGTCGGCGCGCTGGTGAACACCGGCGTGATCGGCGCGGTCTCGCAGGCCGCCGCCGACGCCACCGAGGGGCGGCTCGGGCTCGCCGCGATGGTGCTGCTGTTCGGCTCCGGCGCGCTCTCCGCGATCGTGGACAACATCCCGTACGTCGCCACGATGAGCCCGATCGTCGCCGAGCTCGTGCCCGCGCACGGCGACGCCGGTCAGTCGCTGTGGTGGGCGCTCGCGCTCGGCGCGGACCTCGGCGGCAACGCGACCGCGATCGGGGCCTCGGCGAACGTGGTGATCCTCGGCATCGCCGAGCGTAACAACGCGCGCATCAGCTTCTGGCAGTTCACCCGGTACGGCCTCGTCGTGGCCGCGGTGACGATCGCGGCGTGCGCGCCGTACCTGTGGCTGCGCTACCTCTAG